Proteins encoded by one window of Mustela erminea isolate mMusErm1 chromosome 5, mMusErm1.Pri, whole genome shotgun sequence:
- the MAGEL2 gene encoding MAGE-like protein 2: MSQLSKNLGDSSPPAEAPKPPVYSRPTVLMRAPPASSRAPPVPWDPPPIDLQASLAAWQAPQPAWEAPQGQPPTPVAPMAQPPALGGPMVQAPPLGGPMGKPPTPGVLMIHPPPPGAPMAQPPTPGVLMMHPSAPGAPMAHPPPPGTPMAHPPPPGTPMAHPPPPGTPMAHPPPPGTPMVHPPPPGTPMAHPPPPGTPMAHPPPPGTPMAHPPPPGTPMAQPPTPGVLMAQPLTPGVLMVQPPAPGAPMAQPPPPGALMTQPPPPGAPMAKPPGPGVLMIHPPGSRAPITQAPASGAPMAQPAAPPAQPLASWAPQAQPLILQIQSQVIRAPPQVPQGPQAQQAQLATPPGWQATSPGWQTQPQGWQATPLAWQATQVTWQAPTITWQAPPPVRQGPPPIRPGPPPIRPGPPPVRQAPPPIRQAPPLIRQAPPPIRPAPQVLATPPPLWQALPPPPPLRQAPQARLPTPQVRAAPQVRAAPQVPTAPPATQVPTVPPTGPQAPQAVLSAPLSAPQAVHCPPIIWQAPKGQAPVPHELPTSMEFQEVQQAQALAWQAPKAPGQFWQPVPTQEAQRQGPPLVQLEQPFQGVPASQKALQIQLPTQQAQPSGPQAELPTLQLQPSWQGSPTALQGQPGAPIAAANFPVGSAKSLMTPSGESRASSIERRTSSKERRTSSKERRAPSKDRMIFAATFCAPKAVSAARAHLPTAWKNLPATSETFTATSRVFPTTSRFQPASSNAFQGPSAPSETPKSLPLALQDPFACVEALPAAPWVPQPSVNASKAAQAVPTILMATAAAPKAMATTQEASKTSAEPPRRSGKATRKKKHLNTEEDSSGHMLALRDWQAPRPWENLNLNDWEVENPIQVLGDWEGPSTSRGLSGWEGPSTSRILSGWEGPSTTWALSAWEGPSTSRALGLWESPGSPQPLIISEFANLSQGFGITQNDPKLETQPLSPLDERANALVQFLLVKDQAKVPIKRSEMVKFIIREYKDECLDIINRANNKLQCVFGYQLKEIDPENHSYIIINKLGHHKGEPVASYLDRPKLGLLMVVLSLIFMKGNCVREDMIFSFLYRLGLDVRETHALFGNTKKLITEVFVRQKYLEYRRIPYTEPAEYEFLWGPRAFLETSKMLVLRFLAKLHKRDPRCWPLQYFEALAECESEDLDEDEPGSGDNAGDPTSSSPPR, translated from the coding sequence ATGTCGCAGCTAAGTAAGAATTTGGGTGATTCGAGTCCCCCGGCCGAGGCCCCTAAGCCTCCGGTCTATAGCCGCCCTACGGTTCTGATGCGGGCCCCGCCCGCCTCCTCTCGGGCTCCGCCAGTCCCCTGGGATCCACCTCCGATTGATTTGCAGGCTTCACTGGCCGCTTGGCAGGCACCTCAGCCTGCTTGGGAGGCCCCACAGGGCCAGCCGCCTACCCCAGTGGCTCCGATGGCCCAACCTCCTGCCCTGGGGGGCCCGATGGTCCAGGCTCCCCCTCTGGGAGGCCCGATGGGCAAGCCTCCGACTCCCGGAGTCCTGATGATCCATCCTCCCCCTCCGGGAGCCCCGATGGCCCAGCCTCCGACTCCGGGAGTCCTGATGATGCATCCTTCAGCTCCCGGAGCCCCAATGGCCCATCCTCCACCCCCGGGGACCCCGATGGCCCATCCTCCCCCTCCGGGGACCCCGATGGCCCATCCTCCTCCTCCGGGGACCCCGATGGCCCATCCTCCCCCTCCGGGGACCCCAATGGTGCATCCTCCCCCTCCGGGGACACCGATGGCGCATCCTCCCCCTCCGGGGACACCGATGGCTCACCCTCCCCCTCCGGGGACACCGATGGCCCATCCTCCCCCTCCGGGGACCCCGATGGCCCAGCCTCCGACTCCGGGAGTCCTGATGGCCCAGCCTCTGACTCCGGGAGTCCTGATGGTCCAGCCGCCTGCTCCGGGAGCTCCGATGGCCCAGCCTCCGCCCCCAGGAGCCTTGATGACCCAGCCTCCGCCTCCGGGAGCCCCGATGGCCAAGCCTCCTGGTCCCGGCGTCCTGATGATTCATCCTCCAGGTTCGAGAGCTCCAATCACCCAGGCTCCAGCTTCAGGAGCCCCGATGGCACAGCCGGCCGCCCCACCTGCGCAGCCTCTGGCTTCTTGGGCCCCACAGGCTCAGCCTCTGATTCTGCAAATCCAGTCTCAGGTTATAAGGGCTCCTCCGCAGGTTCCCCAGGGCCCGCAGGCCCAGCAGGCACAGCTGGCCACACCCCCGGGCTGGCAGGCCACCTCGCCAGGATGGCAGACCCAGCCGCAAGGCTGGCAAGCCACGCCTCTGGCTTGGCAGGCCACGCAGGTCACCTGGCAGGCTCCGACCATTACCTGGCAGGCACCACCACCCGTGCGCCAGGGCCCACCGCCCATCCGCCCGGGTCCACCACCCATCCGACCTGGCCCCCCGCCGGTgcgccaggccccgcccccgatTCGCCAGGCGCCACCTCTGATACGCCAGGCACCGCCGCCCATCCGGCCTGCCCCACAGGTCCTGGCCACCCCACCACCACTCTGGCAGGCCCTGCCACCCCCGCCGCCTCTGCGGCAGGCTCCGCAGGCTAGGCTGCCCACCCCACAGGTGCGGGCAGCTCCACAGGTGCGGGCAGCGCCGCAGGTGCCCACTGCTCCGccagccacgcaggtgcccacgGTGCCTCCCACTGGCCCGCAGGCACCTCAGGCTGTGCTGTCGGCTCCTCTGTCGGCCCCGCAAGCTGTGCACTGCCCACCCATTATCTGGCAGGCCCCCAAAGGCCAAGCCCCAGTGCCACACGAGCTGCCGACGTCGATGGAATTCCAGGAAGTGCAGCAAGCCCAGGCTCTCGCCTGGCAGGCCCCCAAGGCCCCTGGGCAGTTCTGGCAGCCTGTGCccacccaggaggcccagagGCAGGGCCCACCACTGGTTCAGCTGGAGCAGCCCTTTCAGGGGGTCCCGGCCTCCCAAAAGGCCCTCCAAATCCAGCTACCCACCCAGCAGGCCCAGCCCTCGGGCCCGCAAGCAGAGCTGCCCACCTTGCAACTCCAGCCCTCCTGGCAAGGCTCCCCAACAGCCTTGCAGGGCCAGCCCGGAGCTCCCATAGCGGCAGCAAATTTTCCCGTGGGCTCCGCTAAATCACTGATGACTCCATCGGGAGAATCCCGGGCCTCTTCGATAGAACGCAGGACCTCTTCAAAGGAACGGAGGACCTCTTCAAAGGAACGGAGGGCCCCTTCGAAGGATCGCATGATCTTTGCTGCCACTTTCTGTGCTCCAAAGGCAGTGTCAGCTGCCCGAGCACACCTGCCAACCGCCTGGAAAAACTTGCCTGCCACATCGGAGACCTTCACTGCCACTTCAAGGGTCTTTCCAACTACCTCCCGGTTCCAGCCTGCCTCTTCTAATGCCTTTCAGGGCCCATCTGCCCCCTCTGAGACCCCGAAGTCACTGCCACTTGCTCTGCAGGATCCATTTGCCTGCGTGGaggctctgcctgcagctccatGGGTTCCACAGCCCAGTGTGAATGCTTCGAAAGCAGCGCAGGCAGTGCCAACCATCCTGATGGCTACGGCAGCTGCCCCGAAGGCAATGGCCACCACTCAAGAGGCCTCGAAGACGTCTGCTGAGCCACCACGTCGCTCTGGCAAAGCCACCCGGAAGAAGAAGCATCTGAATACCGAAGAGGACAGCAGTGGCCATATGCTGGCCCTGCGTGACTGGCAGGCTCCGAGACCCTGGGAAAATCTGAACTTGAATGACTGGGAGGTTGAAAACCCTATCCAGGTCCTGGGTGACTGGGAGGGCCCGAGCACCTCCCGTGGCCTGAGTGGCTGGGAGGGCCCGAGCACCTCCCGCATCCTGAGTGGCTGGGAAGGGCCCAGCACAACTTGGGCTCTGAGTGCCTGGGAGGGCCCAAGCACTTCGAGGGCCCTGGGTCTCTGGGAAAGCCCAGGTAGCCCTCAGCCCCTGATTATCTCTGAGTTCGCCAATCTCTCTCAGGGATTTGGTATCACCCAGAATGACCCCAAGCTGGAGACTCAGCCATTGTCTCCCTTGGATGAGAGAGCAAATGCATTGGTGCAGTTCCTCTTGGTCAAGGACCAAGCCAAGGTGCCCATCAAGCGCTCAGAGATGGTGAAATTCATCATCCGTGAATATAAAGATGAGTGCTTGGATATCATCAACCGTGCCAACAATAAGCTACAGTGTGTTTTCGGTTATCAACTGAAAGAGATTGATCCCGAAAACCACTCTTATATTATCATCAACAAGCTGGGGCACCACAAGGGTGAACCAGTGGCATCCTACTTAGACAGACCCAAGTTAGGCCTCCTGATGGTGGTCCTGAGTCTCATCTTTATGAAAGGCAATTGTGTCAGGGAGGACATGATCTTTAGTTTTCTGTACAGGTTAGGATTGGATGTCCGAGAGACACATGCTCTCTTCGGAAATACAAAGAAGCTCATCACCGAAGTGTTTGTAAGGCAGAAGTACCTAGAGTACAGGCGAATCCCCTATACTGAGCCAGCAGAATATGAGTTCCTCTGGGGGCCCCGAGCATTCCTCGAAACCAGCAAGATGCTTGTTTTGAGGTTTCTGGCCAAGCTCCATAAGAGAGACCCACGGTGCTGGCCTTTGCAGTACTTCGAAGCACTGGCAGAGTGTGAGTCTGAAGATTTGGATGAGGATGAGCCTGGATCCGGTGACAATGCCGGTGACCCCACCAGCAGTTCCCCTCCCCGCTAA